From the Butyrivibrio fibrisolvens genome, one window contains:
- a CDS encoding regulatory protein RecX, with protein MIITSIKEYDKKRSQIYIDGEKAFLLYKGEIRKYKLEQDKEIDQITYDVIVREVLGKRAILRAMNLLQKRDYTEYKLREKLGDGGYPQSCIDDAIDYVKSYKYLDDRRYASDYARYYKESRSRKRIEQDLIQKGINKDLITEVMEEEYESDDEDIELDQIRHLLTKKHYSPSMDYKDKQKIMAFLYRKGYSTELIYKAMDMD; from the coding sequence ATGATCATCACTTCTATCAAAGAATATGACAAGAAAAGAAGCCAGATATATATAGACGGAGAGAAAGCCTTTCTCCTGTATAAAGGAGAAATCCGTAAGTATAAGCTTGAGCAGGATAAGGAGATAGACCAGATAACTTATGACGTTATTGTAAGGGAAGTCCTTGGAAAAAGGGCAATCCTTAGAGCTATGAATCTTTTGCAAAAGCGCGACTATACTGAATATAAGCTAAGAGAGAAACTGGGTGACGGAGGCTATCCACAAAGCTGTATTGATGATGCGATAGACTATGTCAAGAGCTACAAGTATCTGGATGATAGAAGATATGCCTCTGACTATGCAAGATATTATAAGGAATCCCGAAGCCGTAAACGTATAGAGCAGGATCTTATTCAAAAAGGTATAAATAAAGATCTGATAACAGAAGTAATGGAAGAAGAATACGAATCGGATGATGAAGATATAGAACTTGACCAGATCCGCCATCTTCTTACCAAGAAGCACTATTCTCCTTCGATGGATTACAAAGACAAACAAAAGATCATGGCTTTCTTGTACCGCAAAGGATACAGCACAGAACTGATATATAAAGCCATGGATATGGATTAA
- a CDS encoding carbohydrate-binding domain-containing protein has translation MSFSKHTNLICIIITILTVLLTALFMNAERLGVSVVTSDVSADEEGIFSDRDLDPSYTEATAVYIDLSDIDGYTSGGAYELDGDLYIVTAGTYVLSGELENQQVIVNASDAKVQIVLDGATITNESLPGIYVAAADKVFITLEEGSDNVVSSYDLSSEAAIAADVDAAIFASCDLTINGSGSLTVAAEGGHGIKSKDDLVITGGSITVTADDNALLGKDSVRICDGTFNLTSGNDGIKANNTSDEDKGYVTITGGDFTIVADHDGISAVTDVNISGGSFDITTGGGYENGASHTDEMAMGGMRGQMQGMGSTDGQMPDAGSWSSDEDTEDADSEVTEDEMPQEGGETPDMSGEMPQAGGEAPDMSGEMPQAGGEAPDMSGEMPQAGSDTLDMSGEDAAGEGDGSSGADAAIEPGTSEVADTAGTDTNSADIETADTETTDSDTTGDDTTEESDSYKGIKAGNSITISGGTFNINSSDDAIHSDGDVLISDGDITISTGDDGIHAENQVDIENGTIVIETSYEGIEGYYIYIYDGDVSVTATDDGMNAGGGSDTSTMMMGGAGMGGMGGRGMNAGSGAQMAPNTDGTTMQNGSQNTDVTTDQNVSQDADTSTEQDADGATDQNASQGADATTDQNASQGTDAATDQNMPEGAMPSGNTEEAASSSDSDTDNTTTTTTQIQCLAIYGGNIYVNAAGDGLDSNGDLIIYGGNVIVDGPENGGNAALDSGTESGGELIVNGGTVIALGSTGMIEAFSDNSEQNSFIVTIESGYESGDTITITDAEGAVIYEYTAAKSGNAVIFSSEQLTIGETYTVTVNEETQEITLDSVCSGDASSTGSSMGAPMGGGMGSRNGGQMGTQQSSGESQSDN, from the coding sequence ATGTCTTTTAGTAAACATACAAATTTGATTTGTATCATAATTACTATCCTGACTGTTCTTCTGACTGCCTTATTTATGAATGCCGAGAGACTGGGCGTAAGTGTAGTTACTTCTGATGTGTCGGCAGATGAAGAGGGTATTTTTTCAGATAGAGATCTTGATCCGTCCTATACGGAAGCGACAGCTGTATATATAGATCTTAGTGATATTGATGGATATACAAGTGGCGGTGCATATGAGCTTGATGGAGATCTGTATATAGTTACAGCTGGTACCTATGTACTTAGCGGAGAACTTGAGAATCAGCAGGTGATCGTAAATGCATCAGATGCCAAGGTTCAGATCGTTCTTGACGGCGCTACTATAACCAATGAGTCTCTTCCTGGAATATACGTAGCGGCAGCTGACAAGGTATTCATAACACTTGAAGAAGGATCAGATAATGTAGTGTCATCGTATGATCTTAGCTCAGAAGCTGCAATAGCAGCGGACGTTGATGCGGCGATATTCGCTTCTTGTGATCTTACAATAAATGGATCAGGTTCTCTTACTGTAGCAGCAGAAGGCGGACATGGTATAAAGAGTAAGGATGATCTGGTAATAACAGGAGGATCGATCACTGTTACAGCAGATGACAATGCACTTCTTGGCAAAGACTCGGTTCGTATATGTGATGGTACCTTCAATCTGACATCGGGTAATGATGGCATTAAAGCCAATAACACTTCGGATGAAGACAAGGGATATGTGACTATAACAGGCGGCGATTTCACGATAGTAGCTGATCATGACGGAATATCTGCAGTTACGGATGTTAATATATCTGGTGGAAGCTTCGATATCACAACAGGTGGTGGATATGAAAATGGGGCTTCGCATACTGATGAGATGGCTATGGGCGGCATGAGAGGCCAGATGCAAGGTATGGGCAGTACAGATGGGCAGATGCCGGATGCCGGAAGTTGGTCATCTGATGAAGATACTGAAGATGCAGATAGTGAAGTAACAGAAGACGAGATGCCACAGGAAGGCGGAGAAACACCTGATATGAGCGGTGAGATGCCGCAGGCAGGCGGAGAAGCGCCTGATATGAGCGGTGAGATGCCGCAGGCAGGCGGAGAAGCACCTGATATGAGCGGTGAAATGCCGCAGGCAGGTAGTGATACACTTGATATGAGTGGTGAAGATGCCGCAGGAGAAGGCGATGGATCATCTGGCGCAGATGCGGCGATTGAACCAGGTACCTCGGAAGTGGCAGATACAGCAGGTACAGATACAAATTCAGCAGATATAGAAACAGCGGATACAGAAACAACAGATTCAGATACTACAGGTGATGATACAACAGAAGAATCAGATAGCTATAAAGGTATCAAAGCCGGTAATAGCATCACTATATCCGGTGGAACCTTTAATATTAACAGTAGTGATGATGCAATCCACAGTGATGGAGATGTTCTTATATCCGATGGTGATATTACTATATCCACCGGTGATGATGGCATACATGCAGAGAATCAGGTAGATATTGAAAACGGTACTATAGTAATAGAGACAAGCTATGAAGGCATAGAAGGTTATTATATCTATATCTACGACGGTGATGTAAGTGTAACAGCTACTGATGATGGTATGAACGCCGGAGGCGGCTCTGATACATCGACTATGATGATGGGCGGCGCAGGCATGGGCGGCATGGGTGGCCGTGGCATGAACGCAGGTTCCGGTGCTCAGATGGCTCCTAATACAGATGGAACAACTATGCAGAACGGGTCTCAGAACACAGATGTTACAACAGATCAGAATGTATCGCAGGATGCAGATACTTCAACAGAACAGGATGCAGATGGTGCAACTGACCAGAATGCATCACAGGGTGCAGATGCTACAACTGACCAGAATGCATCACAGGGTACAGATGCTGCAACTGATCAGAATATGCCAGAAGGTGCAATGCCTAGTGGAAATACTGAAGAAGCAGCTAGTAGCAGTGACTCTGATACTGATAATACTACAACAACTACTACACAGATCCAGTGTCTGGCGATCTATGGTGGCAATATATATGTCAATGCAGCAGGCGATGGTCTTGATTCCAACGGAGACCTTATCATCTATGGCGGCAACGTGATCGTAGACGGACCTGAGAATGGCGGCAATGCAGCACTTGATTCCGGAACTGAGAGCGGCGGCGAACTGATCGTCAATGGCGGAACAGTTATAGCTCTTGGAAGTACTGGAATGATAGAAGCATTCTCAGATAACTCTGAGCAGAATTCATTTATAGTTACTATCGAAAGCGGCTATGAATCAGGAGATACTATAACGATAACAGATGCAGAAGGCGCTGTGATCTACGAATACACAGCTGCAAAGAGCGGTAATGCAGTGATATTCAGTAGTGAACAGCTTACCATTGGAGAGACCTATACTGTTACGGTTAATGAAGAAACACAAGAGATAACACTTGACTCAGTATGCTCTGGGGATGCATCTTCTACAGGATCATCCATGGGTGCTCCCATGGGAGGTGGAATGGGCTCTCGAAACGGCGGACAGATGGGAACTCAGCAAAGCTCCGGTGAATCTCAAAGCGATAATTAA
- a CDS encoding putative manganese-dependent inorganic diphosphatase: protein MKEERPVFVVGHKNPDTDSVCAAIAYARLKTIITGKAYEPRRAGHLNEETSYVLDRFEVEKPLMLTDVRTQVKDLEIRDLAGAAGDTSLKDAWEIMRNAGVVTVCVTKDDQLQGIITTNDIVTSYMDVYDSDILASARTSYKNIVKTLDGKMIVGSEEGNVEKGKVVVAAASPEVMENIIDSGDVVILGNRYETQLCALEMDADCIIVCDGAEVAQTIQKQAVAHNCRIITTPHDTFTASRLVNSSMPIDHFMKSEGLVSFHMDDYIEDIQEVMAQERHRYFPVLDEYDRYVGMISRRNFLGARKKQLILVDHNEKNQAVQGIESAELLEIIDHHRLGTISTSSPVFFRNQPLGSTSTIVYLMYKENHVDIDPQTAGLLMAAILSDTLMYRSPTCTQIDKNAGAELSMIAGVNAEEFAMEMFHAGSNLGSKTGPEIIHQDFKKFTVDNKTIGIGQINSMSAEELADIKKKVVSELDKTLAADGIDMIFFLLTNILKESSDVVFAGNGAESIIENGFSVETRNNGAYLQGVVSRKKQFLPTIVDTLEG, encoded by the coding sequence ATGAAAGAAGAACGTCCTGTATTTGTAGTTGGACATAAGAATCCTGATACTGATAGCGTCTGTGCTGCTATTGCCTATGCAAGGCTTAAGACTATCATAACAGGAAAAGCATACGAACCAAGAAGAGCAGGTCATCTTAATGAGGAGACCAGCTATGTTCTTGATAGATTTGAAGTAGAAAAGCCTTTGATGCTGACTGATGTAAGAACTCAGGTCAAGGATCTGGAGATAAGGGACCTTGCAGGCGCAGCAGGCGATACATCTTTGAAAGATGCGTGGGAGATCATGCGTAATGCCGGAGTTGTAACTGTGTGCGTTACCAAGGATGACCAGCTTCAGGGTATCATCACTACCAATGATATCGTTACATCCTACATGGATGTATATGATTCAGATATACTCGCAAGTGCCAGAACTTCATACAAGAACATAGTCAAGACTCTTGATGGCAAGATGATAGTAGGAAGTGAAGAAGGCAATGTCGAAAAGGGTAAAGTCGTAGTTGCTGCAGCCAGCCCTGAAGTTATGGAGAATATCATCGATTCCGGAGATGTTGTTATCCTTGGCAATCGTTATGAGACTCAGCTGTGCGCTCTTGAAATGGATGCGGACTGTATCATAGTCTGCGACGGCGCAGAAGTTGCACAGACTATACAGAAGCAGGCAGTTGCTCACAACTGTCGTATCATCACTACTCCTCATGATACATTTACGGCATCAAGACTTGTTAACAGTAGTATGCCTATAGATCACTTCATGAAGAGTGAGGGACTTGTATCCTTCCATATGGATGATTATATTGAGGACATTCAGGAAGTTATGGCTCAGGAGCGTCATAGATATTTCCCTGTCCTTGATGAGTACGACAGATATGTGGGAATGATATCACGTCGTAATTTCCTGGGTGCAAGGAAGAAACAGCTCATACTTGTAGACCATAATGAGAAGAATCAGGCAGTACAAGGCATAGAATCTGCTGAGCTTTTAGAGATCATAGATCACCACAGGCTTGGTACTATTTCTACGTCTTCACCTGTTTTCTTTAGAAATCAGCCTCTGGGATCAACTTCTACTATTGTATACTTAATGTATAAAGAGAATCATGTTGATATAGATCCTCAGACGGCCGGTCTTCTTATGGCTGCCATTTTATCTGATACACTTATGTACAGAAGCCCTACATGCACTCAGATTGACAAGAATGCCGGTGCAGAGCTTTCGATGATCGCCGGTGTTAATGCAGAAGAGTTTGCTATGGAGATGTTCCATGCAGGTAGTAATCTTGGCTCTAAAACAGGTCCTGAGATCATACATCAGGATTTCAAGAAGTTCACGGTTGACAATAAGACTATCGGTATAGGACAGATCAACTCCATGAGCGCAGAAGAGCTTGCCGACATCAAGAAGAAAGTTGTATCTGAACTTGATAAGACACTTGCAGCAGACGGAATAGACATGATATTCTTCCTGCTTACAAATATATTAAAAGAATCATCTGACGTCGTATTCGCAGGAAACGGTGCAGAGAGTATTATAGAAAATGGATTTTCAGTTGAAACTAGAAATAACGGAGCATATCTGCAAGGCGTTGTGTCACGTAAGAAACAGTTCCTGCCTACAATCGTAGACACCTTAGAAGGTTGA
- a CDS encoding metal-dependent transcriptional regulator, with protein sequence MHESGEDYLETIYILRKRNGSVRSVDVANELNFSRPSVSRAVGILKEDGYITVEEDGELVLTKLGLEKAKSVYDRHTNLTKFLMLTAGVDEQTAETDACRIEHIISVSTFAGIKKYLKENSK encoded by the coding sequence ATGCACGAATCAGGTGAAGATTATCTTGAAACCATTTATATTCTCAGGAAGAGAAATGGTAGTGTGCGTTCTGTAGATGTTGCCAATGAGCTTAACTTTTCCAGACCCAGTGTATCCAGAGCTGTCGGTATTTTGAAAGAAGATGGATATATTACTGTGGAAGAGGATGGCGAGCTTGTACTTACGAAGCTTGGACTTGAAAAGGCCAAGAGCGTATATGACAGACATACCAATCTTACAAAGTTTCTGATGCTTACAGCCGGAGTTGATGAGCAGACGGCAGAGACAGATGCTTGCAGGATTGAACATATTATTAGTGTCAGCACTTTTGCCGGCATTAAGAAGTACCTTAAGGAGAATAGTAAATAA
- a CDS encoding RsmB/NOP family class I SAM-dependent RNA methyltransferase, translating to MLPSKFTNRMKFMLGQECDAFLVSFECVRSKALRINPCKLQGGREDAYSKLPFETKKILWEENGFVYKDEDEPGKHPLHMAGLYYIQEPSAMSPVAYLDPKPGQRVLDLCAAPGGKSTQIAGRMQGRGILVSNEINAGRAKILSENIERMGIGNAMVLNETPQNLSARFEGWFDRILIDAPCSGEGMFRKNEDAVTNWSPENVRLCADRQDEILDNAASMLAPSGRLVYSTCTFAPDEDEGTIYRFLLRHPEFRVVEVPLYEGMDHGNPSWALIDTSDESTWTVPDLQYNAASTQDDQDYGLEGCLDEVKTNKEKLNKEVADQLANCIRLWPHHLKGEGHFLAVLERVNENSDVDVKINSAKEAGELHGNDMGQEADESVNDISQENGEQSVSDIDQKAPTITYCPGGFQRGIRIEQRNPLDSSCLGEDIDDFDSKGANASGGAEKIDSDSADKKSKKKLKAKDRRLMDKNAGRAQNKALKGGSDLELAKKLWEEFAGEVLSESGMDRLYGTLFTFGENVYLAPFLMPSTDRLKVMRPGLHLGTMKKGRFEPSHSLALFLRKEDVKNSHDYPSDSKEIKDFTSGLSLTASLDNGWYLILTDGCSLGWAKSDGRRLKNHYPKGLRINYAD from the coding sequence ATGCTCCCAAGTAAGTTCACAAACAGAATGAAATTTATGCTTGGCCAGGAATGCGATGCGTTTCTGGTCTCTTTTGAGTGTGTAAGAAGTAAGGCTCTTCGCATTAACCCTTGTAAACTTCAGGGTGGAAGAGAGGATGCGTATTCAAAGCTTCCCTTTGAGACCAAAAAGATTTTGTGGGAAGAGAATGGCTTTGTATATAAGGATGAAGATGAACCCGGCAAACATCCACTTCATATGGCGGGACTTTATTATATACAGGAACCAAGTGCAATGTCGCCTGTAGCTTATCTTGATCCCAAGCCTGGCCAGAGGGTATTGGATCTGTGCGCTGCACCAGGTGGTAAGAGTACCCAGATAGCAGGCAGGATGCAGGGAAGAGGTATCCTTGTTTCTAATGAGATCAATGCAGGCAGAGCCAAGATCCTATCTGAGAATATCGAAAGAATGGGCATAGGCAATGCCATGGTCCTTAATGAGACTCCTCAGAATCTTTCAGCCAGATTTGAAGGCTGGTTTGACAGGATCCTCATCGATGCACCATGTTCAGGCGAGGGTATGTTCAGGAAAAACGAGGATGCAGTAACTAATTGGTCTCCTGAGAATGTAAGACTCTGCGCTGACAGGCAGGATGAGATTCTGGATAATGCAGCATCCATGCTGGCTCCATCAGGAAGGCTGGTATATTCTACCTGTACATTTGCTCCGGATGAAGATGAGGGTACTATATACAGATTCCTGCTGCGTCACCCTGAATTTAGAGTTGTAGAGGTTCCATTATACGAAGGAATGGATCATGGCAATCCGTCATGGGCGCTTATTGACACTAGTGATGAAAGCACCTGGACTGTGCCGGACCTTCAATATAATGCCGCTTCCACACAGGATGATCAAGATTATGGTCTTGAAGGATGCCTTGATGAAGTTAAAACTAATAAAGAAAAGCTGAATAAAGAAGTTGCAGACCAGCTTGCAAACTGTATAAGGCTCTGGCCGCATCATCTTAAGGGTGAAGGACACTTCCTTGCGGTGCTTGAAAGGGTTAATGAAAATTCAGATGTTGACGTTAAAATAAATAGTGCCAAGGAAGCTGGTGAGCTGCATGGTAATGATATGGGCCAGGAGGCTGACGAGTCTGTTAATGATATAAGTCAGGAAAATGGTGAGCAGTCTGTTAGTGATATAGACCAGAAAGCTCCTACAATAACCTACTGTCCCGGCGGTTTCCAAAGAGGAATAAGGATAGAGCAAAGAAATCCTCTTGATAGTTCCTGCTTGGGAGAAGACATAGACGATTTCGATAGTAAAGGTGCTAATGCTTCTGGCGGCGCAGAAAAGATAGACTCAGATTCTGCTGATAAGAAGTCCAAGAAGAAACTAAAAGCCAAAGACAGAAGACTTATGGATAAAAATGCCGGAAGAGCGCAAAATAAGGCTCTTAAAGGCGGCAGCGATCTTGAACTTGCCAAGAAGCTTTGGGAAGAATTCGCTGGGGAAGTACTTAGCGAATCCGGCATGGACAGACTTTACGGAACTCTTTTTACTTTCGGAGAGAATGTATATCTGGCGCCTTTCCTTATGCCGTCGACCGACAGACTTAAAGTCATGCGCCCCGGGCTTCATCTTGGAACTATGAAGAAGGGCAGATTTGAACCATCGCATTCACTGGCTCTTTTCCTAAGAAAAGAGGATGTGAAAAATAGCCATGACTATCCAAGTGACAGTAAGGAGATAAAGGACTTCACGTCTGGACTATCTCTTACGGCTTCTCTTGACAATGGATGGTATCTTATCCTGACAGATGGATGCAGCCTTGGCTGGGCCAAGAGTGATGGAAGAAGACTTAAAAATCACTATCCTAAGGGGCTTAGGATCAATTATGCAGATTGA
- the rny gene encoding ribonuclease Y, which produces MSITMAVIIAVVVAALSVIITVNVNNARHKKNDAAKIGSAEERARKIIDDALKSAEDTKREKLLEVKEESLKTKNDLEKEVRDRRAEIQRSERRIQQKEENVEKRSEAIERREQSLSAREENLNKKTAEIQKLDEERRKELEKISGLTADQAKEYLLKIVEDDVKHESAVMIKNIEAEAKEEADKRAKEIVIGAIQRCAADHVSESTISVVQLPSDEMKGRIIGREGRNIRTLETMTGVDLIIDDTPEAVVISGFDPIRREVARVALEKLIVDGRIHPARIEEMVEKAKKEVATQIKEEGEAASMEAGVHGLHPEIIKLLGRLKFRTSYGQNVLKHSIEVSQLCGLMAGELGLDIRIAKRAGLLHDIGKAVDHEMEGSHVQLGADICRKYKESALITNAVEAHHGDVEPQSLIAVLVQAADAISAARPGARRETLETYTTRLKQLEDITNSFKGVESSYAIQAGREVRVMVVPDQVTDADMVILAHDISQKIEAEMEYPGQIKVNVIRESRATDFAK; this is translated from the coding sequence ATGAGTATTACTATGGCTGTAATTATAGCAGTAGTAGTAGCTGCACTTTCTGTCATCATTACCGTTAATGTTAACAATGCCCGTCATAAGAAAAATGATGCGGCCAAGATCGGCAGTGCTGAAGAAAGAGCAAGAAAGATCATTGACGATGCCCTCAAATCTGCAGAAGATACGAAACGTGAAAAACTCCTTGAGGTAAAGGAAGAGTCTCTGAAGACTAAGAATGACCTGGAAAAAGAAGTTCGTGACCGCAGAGCCGAAATTCAGCGCTCTGAGAGACGTATACAGCAGAAAGAGGAAAATGTCGAGAAGAGATCTGAGGCGATTGAAAGAAGAGAGCAGAGCCTGAGTGCCCGTGAGGAAAATCTTAACAAGAAGACCGCGGAGATTCAGAAGCTTGATGAGGAGAGACGTAAGGAACTTGAGAAGATCTCAGGACTTACAGCTGATCAGGCTAAAGAGTACTTGCTCAAGATCGTTGAAGATGATGTCAAGCATGAATCGGCAGTCATGATCAAGAACATCGAAGCCGAGGCTAAGGAAGAAGCTGATAAGAGGGCTAAGGAGATTGTGATAGGAGCTATCCAAAGATGCGCTGCAGATCATGTCTCTGAATCTACTATTTCAGTTGTTCAGCTTCCTAGTGACGAGATGAAAGGACGTATTATCGGACGTGAGGGTCGTAACATACGTACACTCGAGACAATGACAGGTGTAGATCTTATCATAGATGATACACCGGAAGCTGTAGTTATATCCGGCTTTGATCCGATCCGTCGTGAAGTTGCGAGAGTTGCTCTTGAGAAGCTCATCGTAGACGGTCGTATCCACCCTGCAAGAATTGAGGAGATGGTTGAGAAGGCTAAGAAGGAAGTTGCCACTCAGATCAAAGAAGAAGGTGAAGCAGCATCTATGGAAGCTGGAGTTCACGGACTTCATCCTGAGATCATCAAGCTTCTCGGAAGACTCAAATTCCGTACAAGTTATGGCCAGAATGTTCTTAAACACTCGATTGAAGTATCTCAGCTTTGCGGACTGATGGCAGGCGAGCTTGGTCTTGACATCCGTATCGCTAAGAGAGCCGGACTTCTTCATGATATCGGTAAAGCCGTTGACCATGAGATGGAAGGTTCACATGTACAGCTGGGTGCAGATATCTGTCGCAAGTACAAGGAGTCAGCTCTGATCACCAATGCTGTAGAGGCACATCATGGTGATGTTGAACCTCAGTCTCTGATCGCAGTTCTGGTACAGGCAGCAGATGCTATATCAGCAGCTCGTCCAGGTGCAAGAAGAGAGACGCTGGAGACATATACAACAAGACTTAAACAGCTTGAAGATATCACTAACAGCTTCAAGGGCGTTGAAAGCTCTTATGCTATTCAGGCCGGACGTGAAGTTCGTGTTATGGTTGTTCCGGATCAGGTTACAGATGCCGATATGGTTATTCTGGCACATGATATATCTCAGAAGATTGAAGCTGAGATGGAATATCCCGGACAGATCAAAGTTAATGTCATCCGCGAGAGCAGAGCAACAGATTTCGCAAAATAA
- a CDS encoding polyphosphate polymerase domain-containing protein, with translation MQGRHEIKHSISLTDYYVLRQRLRAVLKQDKHVGPTGCYMIRSLYFDSYDDRALKEKLDGVRDRDKYRIRFYNNNTSVIHLEKKSKRVDIGFKQSASLTSNECQRIVNNDFEWMKDHDHPLVRELYRGMKNDGLRPKTIVDYTRDPFTYPAGNVRVTLDHHIRSGLRCTDFLNPDCVTIPVAPDVIILEVKWDNFLPDIVRQIVQVEDTRATAFSKYAICRIFE, from the coding sequence ATGCAAGGTAGACATGAAATCAAACACAGTATCAGCTTGACTGATTACTACGTCCTAAGGCAAAGACTCAGAGCCGTTTTAAAACAGGACAAACATGTAGGGCCTACGGGCTGCTATATGATAAGGAGTCTGTACTTTGACTCATATGATGACAGAGCTTTGAAAGAGAAGCTCGATGGCGTTAGAGACAGAGATAAATATCGTATCCGTTTCTACAATAACAATACATCAGTCATTCATCTTGAGAAAAAAAGCAAACGCGTAGATATCGGATTTAAGCAATCGGCATCACTTACTTCCAATGAATGCCAAAGGATTGTCAATAACGATTTTGAATGGATGAAAGATCATGATCATCCGCTTGTAAGAGAACTATATCGCGGTATGAAAAATGACGGATTAAGACCCAAGACAATAGTTGATTATACAAGAGATCCATTCACATATCCGGCAGGTAACGTTCGGGTGACACTTGATCATCATATTAGGAGCGGCCTTCGCTGTACGGATTTTCTAAATCCGGATTGTGTGACAATCCCTGTTGCACCTGATGTGATAATACTGGAAGTAAAATGGGACAATTTTCTTCCTGACATAGTAAGGCAGATAGTTCAGGTTGAAGATACAAGAGCTACAGCATTTTCAAAATATGCTATATGCAGGATTTTTGAATAA
- a CDS encoding DUF4956 domain-containing protein — protein MTFSDIFKSSFLENVTSVSILDMVIALVLAFGIGVFIFFIYKKTFQGVMYSPSFGVTLIALTMISTLVILAVTSNVVLSLGMVGALSIVRFRTAIKDPLDIAFLFWSIAVGIVLAAGMIPLAVFGSLIIGLILVLFVNRKTYVKPYIIVVTLDDAIAEKNVMEYIKSNADKLILKGKTARKGNIELTYEVRLNSEDTAFVTALSDKPHVESAVLVSYNGEYQ, from the coding sequence ATGACATTCAGTGATATCTTTAAATCAAGCTTTTTGGAAAATGTAACATCGGTTAGTATCTTGGACATGGTAATTGCCCTGGTTCTGGCATTTGGAATTGGCGTATTTATCTTTTTTATCTACAAAAAGACATTCCAGGGAGTTATGTACTCTCCAAGCTTTGGCGTAACTCTTATAGCACTTACAATGATCTCGACACTTGTAATTCTGGCAGTAACATCTAATGTAGTTCTTTCACTAGGTATGGTCGGTGCGTTATCTATCGTTCGTTTCAGGACTGCGATCAAGGATCCGCTTGATATAGCATTTTTGTTCTGGTCTATAGCAGTAGGTATCGTACTTGCAGCAGGAATGATCCCGCTTGCAGTATTCGGAAGTCTTATCATCGGTCTTATCCTTGTACTTTTTGTAAATCGTAAGACTTATGTAAAACCTTATATCATAGTGGTTACTCTTGATGATGCTATCGCCGAAAAAAATGTTATGGAATATATCAAGTCTAATGCAGATAAGCTTATCTTAAAGGGTAAGACAGCTCGTAAAGGCAATATCGAACTTACATATGAGGTAAGGCTCAATTCTGAGGATACAGCTTTTGTAACAGCTCTTAGCGATAAGCCTCATGTAGAAAGCGCAGTACTTGTAAGCTATAACGGCGAGTATCAGTAA